In the Candidatus Saccharimonas aalborgensis genome, one interval contains:
- a CDS encoding SGNH/GDSL hydrolase family protein yields MTNWVTSPQISHEYMTEQQPEPCIKSIWSIETDPHQQYPDPTESDPHEMCVYHGNGYVYVHFERSYGTYPIIYGESGIAVAIGDNISKGILTPVSNFKPSAIIHQSRSKDLLVPITTPSFYGYNIYRFMDFPSQLEYESSTRTYRVLGIVDTLKQKDGSIIGTYGYGVSPNGRWLILFDSDRLVRYDLETNTSIVLAHKDFTVGHTDPSPNMHGFISNDGYTMGAVGRTEAVWVLEANAGCVAAAEDYNFSENSPGIMVTPCPYRDLRDYVYGFSEPASPQSGGIRIYDHPLLSQDKAALIYYDNHVWHQIFYQPQPVLQYLALGDSFSSGEGDLNDGNYIEGTNIFGDYSANIPRENCHISKNSYPMLLAAGMSLVYTQDSQSVACSGAVIRDVWSEDPSNDVLLEYMGQSTNAAAW; encoded by the coding sequence ATGACAAACTGGGTCACGTCGCCACAAATTTCTCACGAGTATATGACCGAGCAGCAGCCAGAGCCGTGCATCAAGTCAATATGGTCTATTGAAACAGATCCACATCAACAGTATCCAGACCCTACCGAGAGTGATCCACACGAGATGTGTGTCTATCATGGAAATGGCTATGTATACGTTCATTTCGAGAGATCCTACGGTACCTATCCAATAATATATGGTGAGTCGGGAATAGCCGTCGCTATTGGCGATAATATATCAAAAGGTATATTGACTCCTGTGAGTAACTTTAAGCCAAGCGCAATTATTCACCAGTCTAGATCAAAAGATTTATTAGTACCGATTACGACACCCTCATTCTATGGCTATAACATATATCGTTTTATGGATTTCCCGTCACAACTCGAGTATGAAAGTAGCACGCGTACCTATAGGGTATTGGGAATAGTTGATACTCTAAAGCAAAAGGATGGAAGTATCATCGGGACATATGGGTATGGCGTGTCCCCCAATGGTCGCTGGTTGATACTGTTTGACTCTGATAGATTAGTTCGCTATGATCTTGAAACAAATACGAGCATTGTCCTGGCGCACAAGGATTTTACAGTTGGTCATACTGATCCAAGCCCAAATATGCACGGTTTTATCTCAAACGACGGATATACGATGGGGGCTGTTGGTAGGACTGAGGCTGTTTGGGTTCTTGAAGCTAATGCGGGATGTGTAGCGGCGGCAGAAGATTATAATTTTTCAGAAAATTCGCCTGGTATAATGGTAACCCCGTGTCCCTATAGAGATCTAAGAGACTACGTATATGGTTTCTCTGAACCGGCTTCACCACAGTCTGGCGGTATTAGGATTTACGATCATCCCTTATTATCCCAGGACAAAGCAGCTTTAATATACTATGACAACCATGTCTGGCACCAGATTTTCTATCAACCGCAGCCTGTCCTACAGTACCTTGCATTAGGTGATTCTTTCTCAAGCGGTGAGGGCGATCTCAATGATGGGAATTACATCGAAGGTACAAATATATTTGGTGATTATTCTGCAAATATCCCCAGAGAAAACTGTCATATCAGCAAAAATTCGTATCCTATGCTGCTCGCTGCGGGAATGTCACTCGTGTATACCCAAGATAGCCAGTCAGTTGCATGTTCCGGGGCGGTCATACGTGATGTTTGGTCCGAAGATCCATCAAACGACGTCTTACTAGAATATATGGGCCAATCCACCAATGCCGCTGCATGGTAA
- the ypfJ gene encoding KPN_02809 family neutral zinc metallopeptidase, translating to MARWDEIVSTGDVEDRRGVSSGLLLGGGGGLVALLLTLGLNYMGLNVSQSTVESAIGTVQTMRAGQAKQTTQPEQFRGNDSYEVFTRKVLGSTNDVWSGLFSQNNSTYKKPRLVLFRQATQSGCGIATTDMGPHFCPQDQTIYLDETFFDELRTRFGADTGDVAQAYVIAHEVGHNVQSQLGVFNTKASKTRSGSIDVELQADCYAGIWAYSQAKNGIFENGEIDQAISAASAVGDDHIQKVEGVQINPETWTHGSSTERVNAFKKGYTSGQPSQCTNLQ from the coding sequence ATGGCGCGATGGGATGAGATTGTCAGCACTGGTGATGTAGAGGATAGGAGGGGGGTATCGTCTGGTTTGTTGCTGGGCGGTGGAGGTGGTCTCGTCGCCCTACTCCTCACACTTGGTCTCAACTATATGGGGCTTAACGTGTCTCAGTCGACAGTGGAATCTGCTATTGGCACTGTCCAAACAATGAGAGCTGGTCAAGCAAAGCAGACAACCCAACCCGAGCAGTTTAGAGGAAACGATAGCTACGAAGTGTTTACGCGCAAGGTGCTGGGTTCGACAAATGATGTGTGGAGTGGGCTATTCTCCCAAAATAATTCGACCTACAAAAAACCGAGACTAGTGCTGTTTCGCCAGGCGACTCAGTCTGGGTGTGGAATAGCGACAACCGATATGGGGCCACATTTTTGTCCGCAAGATCAAACAATCTATCTTGATGAGACATTTTTTGATGAATTACGCACGCGGTTTGGAGCCGATACAGGTGACGTGGCGCAGGCATATGTGATCGCCCATGAGGTTGGCCATAATGTCCAAAGCCAACTCGGCGTCTTTAACACCAAGGCATCAAAGACCCGTAGTGGTAGTATCGATGTCGAATTACAAGCCGATTGTTATGCTGGTATATGGGCCTATTCACAAGCGAAAAATGGCATCTTTGAGAATGGAGAAATTGATCAGGCCATCAGCGCGGCTTCTGCAGTTGGCGATGACCATATTCAAAAAGTGGAGGGTGTACAAATCAACCCCGAGACGTGGACACACGGAAGTAGTACAGAGCGCGTCAACGCCTTCAAAAAGGGCTATACGAGTGGTCAACCCTCGCAATGTACTAATCTACAATAG
- a CDS encoding HIT domain-containing protein has protein sequence MKAATNYTGNDFYCDVAIAGNVELTKEYESDNVLAFYHTKPFWPVHIVVVPKKHIDSFTTLSEHDEVILQELISVLKSIASKVEQEQGAARILTNLGKYQDSKHLHFHISSGEKLS, from the coding sequence ATGAAGGCAGCAACTAACTACACAGGCAACGATTTTTACTGTGATGTCGCTATCGCGGGTAATGTTGAGCTAACAAAAGAATACGAAAGCGATAATGTACTCGCTTTTTACCACACTAAACCGTTCTGGCCTGTTCATATTGTGGTCGTACCGAAAAAACACATTGATTCATTTACGACACTTTCAGAGCATGACGAGGTGATTCTGCAAGAATTAATTTCTGTGCTGAAGTCTATCGCCTCAAAAGTTGAACAAGAGCAAGGCGCAGCAAGAATACTTACAAATCTAGGTAAATACCAAGACTCAAAACACTTACACTTTCATATCAGTAGTGGAGAAAAACTCAGCTAG
- a CDS encoding helix-turn-helix domain-containing protein codes for MGTAKYLRNIGKLIQETRQARGLTQAELATELGTSQSAINRIEKGGQNISLEMIARIGEVLSSEIVRINNSGKTNFYITGGHTLKGTIEVKTSKNAAVALLCATLLNKGKTTLRRVARIEEVNRIIEVLESIGVKCRWLENNDLEVTPPKRLKLENMDVEAAKRTRTVIMFLGPLLHQYSHFSLPFAGGCSIGTRTVEPHMTGLAPFGLHVVATSDAYLATTHKREVGKTIVLTERGDTVTENVIMAAALYDGEVTIRNASPNYMVQDVCFFLQKLGVKIDGIGTTVLKIRGLKSINKAVEYYPSEDPIEAMSFVAAGVVTNSEITIKRVPIEFMELELAMLEGMGLNFSTTEEYPARNGHTRLVDVSLKKSVLHAPKDKMHCMPFPGINIDNLPFLGLCATVAEGRTLVHDWTYENRAIYFTELSKLNAVIEMVDPHRVYITGPTKWKPADITAPAALRPSVVILLAMLAAPGKSVLRDVYSINRGYEDIANRLNKIGAEIETIWE; via the coding sequence ATGGGTACCGCAAAATATCTCCGGAATATCGGTAAGCTTATCCAGGAAACTCGCCAAGCGAGAGGTTTGACACAAGCAGAATTGGCTACTGAGCTAGGGACCAGTCAAAGTGCCATCAACCGGATAGAAAAAGGTGGGCAAAATATCAGTCTTGAGATGATTGCACGGATTGGCGAAGTACTTTCAAGCGAAATTGTGCGCATCAATAATTCAGGGAAAACGAATTTTTATATTACGGGTGGCCACACACTAAAGGGTACGATAGAGGTAAAAACCAGCAAGAATGCTGCAGTGGCCCTCCTCTGTGCTACACTTCTCAATAAAGGTAAGACCACCCTACGTCGAGTTGCGCGCATCGAAGAAGTCAACCGTATCATTGAAGTCTTAGAGAGTATTGGAGTAAAGTGTCGTTGGCTCGAGAATAACGATCTTGAAGTTACACCGCCAAAACGACTCAAGCTCGAAAACATGGATGTAGAAGCGGCCAAAAGAACGCGTACTGTTATCATGTTTCTCGGCCCACTCCTTCATCAGTATTCGCACTTTAGTCTACCATTTGCTGGCGGGTGCAGCATTGGGACCAGGACTGTCGAGCCACACATGACCGGACTGGCACCATTCGGCCTCCATGTCGTCGCCACTTCTGATGCGTATCTCGCCACGACACATAAAAGGGAGGTGGGAAAAACGATCGTTCTCACCGAGCGTGGTGACACCGTAACGGAAAATGTCATTATGGCCGCAGCCCTCTACGATGGCGAGGTGACTATCCGGAATGCGAGTCCTAACTATATGGTGCAAGATGTATGCTTTTTCCTTCAGAAACTTGGTGTCAAAATCGATGGGATCGGTACTACTGTCTTAAAGATTCGTGGCCTAAAATCTATTAATAAAGCAGTTGAATACTACCCTTCCGAGGATCCGATCGAAGCGATGAGCTTCGTCGCTGCAGGTGTCGTCACAAACTCAGAAATAACTATCAAACGCGTCCCGATTGAGTTTATGGAACTTGAATTAGCAATGTTAGAGGGAATGGGGTTAAACTTCTCTACTACCGAAGAGTATCCCGCTCGAAATGGACACACACGACTTGTCGACGTATCACTCAAAAAATCAGTCTTACATGCTCCAAAAGATAAAATGCACTGCATGCCATTCCCGGGTATAAACATCGACAATCTTCCATTTCTTGGCTTATGCGCAACTGTGGCAGAGGGCCGAACACTTGTCCATGACTGGACATATGAAAACCGCGCTATTTACTTCACCGAGCTCAGTAAACTCAACGCAGTGATCGAGATGGTTGACCCCCACCGTGTCTACATCACTGGTCCCACCAAATGGAAACCTGCTGATATCACCGCTCCGGCTGCACTTCGTCCGAGCGTTGTCATATTACTCGCCATGCTTGCCGCCCCTGGAAAATCTGTGCTACGTGATGTATATAGCATAAACCGCGGCTATGAAGATATTGCAAACCGTCTGAATAAAATTGGTGCTGAAATCGAAACAATTTGGGAATAG
- a CDS encoding serine hydroxymethyltransferase has translation MQDDIVAALIAAEEQRQKDGLELIPSENYVSQDVLHAMGSVFTNKYSEGYPGKRYYGGQEYTDKVELLAIERAKKLFGADHANVQPHSGAQANEAVYFAWLEPGDTVLAMDLSHGGHLTHGAPVTRSAKQYNFVRYKMKNVETGEIDYDELRRLAREHKPKLIMAGFSAYPRELDYAKFAEIGAEVGALMVADMSHIAGLIVGGVAKNPFDYGFHVITTTTHKTLRGPRGGMILSRGVVGNPLRAPEKTIENIPTLIDRAVFPGTQGGPLMHVIAAKAVAFGEALRPEFRDYAAQIVKNAVVLASELQARGFKLVTGGTSNHLILADVYKSFGVDGGVVEEALDKIGLTLNKNAVPDDPLPPFRPSGIRLGTPAMTTRGLKENHMSQIAEWMKQAVESRDDETALAHMREEVKAFLVQFN, from the coding sequence ATGCAAGATGATATTGTTGCCGCACTTATTGCCGCAGAGGAACAGCGTCAAAAGGACGGACTCGAACTTATACCTAGTGAAAATTACGTCAGCCAAGACGTCCTACATGCAATGGGGAGCGTGTTCACAAATAAATACTCGGAAGGGTATCCGGGTAAGCGCTACTATGGTGGCCAGGAGTATACCGACAAAGTTGAATTGCTTGCTATCGAGAGGGCAAAAAAATTGTTTGGTGCTGACCACGCAAATGTTCAACCGCATAGCGGCGCGCAGGCAAACGAAGCCGTGTATTTCGCGTGGCTAGAGCCCGGTGATACCGTTCTGGCTATGGATTTGAGCCATGGGGGACACCTGACCCACGGAGCTCCTGTCACTCGGAGTGCCAAGCAGTACAATTTTGTCCGCTATAAGATGAAAAATGTAGAAACTGGCGAAATTGATTATGATGAGTTGCGCCGTCTTGCGCGTGAGCATAAGCCAAAACTGATTATGGCGGGTTTTAGCGCATATCCAAGAGAACTAGATTATGCAAAGTTTGCAGAGATTGGGGCTGAAGTTGGTGCCTTGATGGTGGCGGACATGTCGCACATTGCTGGCTTAATTGTCGGAGGAGTCGCAAAAAACCCATTTGACTATGGCTTTCACGTAATTACAACGACTACTCACAAAACACTACGTGGTCCGCGCGGCGGGATGATTTTGAGCCGTGGTGTGGTAGGCAATCCTCTGCGTGCACCCGAAAAAACGATCGAAAATATTCCGACATTGATTGATCGGGCGGTGTTTCCAGGTACTCAGGGCGGCCCTCTCATGCACGTAATTGCGGCCAAGGCAGTCGCGTTTGGTGAGGCTCTTCGACCAGAGTTTCGTGACTACGCGGCCCAAATCGTTAAGAACGCGGTAGTATTGGCAAGTGAACTTCAAGCGCGCGGCTTCAAATTGGTCACGGGCGGCACGAGTAACCACCTAATTTTGGCTGATGTATATAAAAGTTTTGGTGTCGATGGAGGCGTTGTCGAGGAAGCTCTCGACAAGATCGGACTAACACTCAATAAAAATGCCGTACCAGATGACCCGCTGCCGCCATTTCGTCCTAGCGGTATCAGACTTGGTACACCCGCAATGACAACAAGAGGGTTGAAGGAAAACCACATGTCACAGATCGCAGAGTGGATGAAGCAAGCGGTCGAAAGTCGAGACGACGAAACGGCACTTGCGCATATGCGTGAGGAAGTAAAAGCGTTCCTCGTCCAGTTCAACTAG
- a CDS encoding P1 family peptidase: MDNKTLTVLNGVRVGHATHLDKLTGCTVILFDKPYQVAYKACGGSVGAYNTEAIRADKTSYRENGIFIAGGSYTGLMSASEIMECLCRDQKGSRSGSDNRIFNPSITGAVVYDQGMQIAPYDPVYGREAYENATNKPITSGNVGAGTGTSVGKFRWVEGGTKTGAMKAGVGSARVDLGNGIIVVALSVVNAIGNIVAPNGEIIAGNRDENTKFKSYEELIDFVTQDRSNTTISVVGINVDLGSKLHLEKVAHLASHGQVRAINPVHTSSDGDTVFVFRTGELKNPFNDKLQYFQETEDSLYTQVDIIGHAAARAVQESIYDAVYSAESIQFEQAYKGVIPAVRDYEGSN; the protein is encoded by the coding sequence ATGGATAACAAAACTTTGACTGTTCTTAACGGTGTTCGCGTTGGACACGCTACTCACTTAGACAAATTGACGGGTTGTACGGTAATCCTTTTTGATAAACCTTACCAAGTTGCGTATAAAGCATGTGGAGGAAGCGTCGGTGCGTACAATACCGAAGCAATACGTGCAGATAAAACGAGCTACCGAGAAAATGGTATCTTCATCGCTGGTGGTAGCTATACAGGACTTATGTCGGCAAGTGAGATTATGGAATGTTTGTGCCGCGACCAAAAGGGCTCACGTTCTGGTAGCGATAACCGAATCTTTAATCCGTCCATTACTGGCGCGGTAGTGTATGACCAAGGTATGCAAATTGCGCCATACGATCCCGTCTATGGACGCGAAGCCTACGAAAACGCAACGAATAAACCGATTACAAGTGGTAATGTCGGAGCTGGTACGGGTACATCTGTCGGCAAGTTCCGTTGGGTTGAGGGCGGCACTAAAACTGGTGCTATGAAAGCGGGTGTTGGCTCGGCTCGTGTAGACTTGGGTAACGGCATAATTGTCGTTGCTCTGTCAGTTGTGAACGCAATAGGAAACATAGTTGCGCCTAACGGTGAAATTATTGCTGGTAATAGAGATGAAAACACCAAGTTTAAGTCGTATGAGGAGTTGATAGATTTCGTAACGCAGGACAGGTCAAACACGACAATATCTGTTGTTGGCATAAACGTTGATTTGGGCAGCAAATTGCATCTAGAAAAAGTCGCGCACCTTGCCTCGCATGGACAAGTTCGCGCGATAAATCCTGTGCATACTTCGTCTGACGGCGACACTGTTTTTGTATTTCGTACTGGTGAGCTGAAAAATCCGTTCAATGACAAGTTGCAATACTTCCAAGAAACGGAAGACAGTTTATATACCCAAGTCGATATCATTGGGCACGCCGCAGCGCGTGCCGTGCAAGAGAGTATTTATGACGCGGTGTATAGTGCAGAAAGCATACAGTTCGAGCAGGCGTATAAGGGCGTAATACCAGCGGTGAGAGATTATGAAGGCAGCAACTAA